The Acidimicrobiales bacterium genome has a segment encoding these proteins:
- a CDS encoding diguanylate cyclase yields the protein MARRRSFVARLALVGCGPLALVGSIVGQAPAGAQSPHPPGAPPSPTAQPAPTTAPAGGAVPQPSTGATTTALSRNPEALRGALSVGREAALIAALGGFGQPPDGRVQRAVASLAPAGSEPAAQRDALARLDAEGQAILAGLTNPTPDVQRSLGHLTPTDGAAVGASRAISVTPEEYLRALDHLLHHDGGPPPSPSPPDPAGIDAELRRLAAAPAGTLPAPRGAPAAGVTPTSAASTPPAGLTLAANDTSSPASASLAVLAGVVLASIVAGAVLWRRRPRPPVADVSSPSVRAPMMTGTMQGLLEVSRQLTSEAATGDVDRAILRHALDLVNGQGAALIRMEGGSLRVAAETHPGLLVTDGLGGGAVRRVADTGQTLFQVSATEPAIRSLPAALGAVPLVGRGRVEAVLVVVRSQFEPFTNAEREVLLALAPVAAASLDNARQARSAIEDSLVDPLTGVGNRRRFDLDLDRALADGSPTALFMVDLDHFKAVNDTHGHPAGDAVLRGVSSLMREGVRPGDSVYRFGGEEFCVLLQRTSAEEAGEVAERVRRAIAGRPFSVGATDPLRATASFGVAASGDADAAALVARADHALYAAKQSGRNRVEIG from the coding sequence ATGGCTCGCCGCCGGTCCTTCGTCGCCCGCCTGGCCCTCGTGGGCTGCGGTCCTCTGGCCCTGGTCGGGTCGATCGTCGGCCAGGCGCCGGCGGGTGCCCAGTCCCCTCACCCGCCCGGCGCTCCACCGTCACCGACCGCCCAGCCCGCTCCTACGACGGCGCCGGCGGGCGGCGCCGTTCCGCAGCCCTCCACGGGCGCGACGACCACGGCCCTGTCCCGGAACCCCGAGGCCCTGCGCGGTGCGCTGTCGGTCGGTCGCGAGGCGGCCCTGATCGCCGCGCTCGGCGGTTTCGGCCAGCCCCCCGACGGGCGGGTCCAACGGGCAGTGGCCTCGCTTGCGCCGGCCGGGTCCGAGCCGGCAGCGCAGCGGGATGCGCTGGCCAGGCTGGACGCCGAAGGGCAGGCGATCCTCGCCGGGCTCACCAACCCCACACCCGACGTCCAGCGCTCGCTCGGGCATCTGACGCCCACCGATGGAGCCGCCGTGGGGGCGTCGCGCGCCATCTCGGTGACGCCGGAGGAGTACCTGCGGGCGCTCGATCACCTCCTCCACCACGACGGCGGGCCCCCGCCGAGTCCGTCGCCGCCTGATCCTGCGGGCATCGACGCCGAGCTCCGGCGGCTGGCGGCGGCACCGGCCGGGACCCTCCCCGCGCCGCGCGGTGCGCCGGCGGCCGGCGTCACGCCCACCAGCGCCGCGTCGACTCCCCCTGCCGGGCTCACCCTCGCTGCGAATGACACGTCGAGCCCCGCGTCCGCTTCCCTGGCCGTGCTGGCCGGAGTGGTCCTGGCGAGCATCGTCGCAGGCGCCGTTCTGTGGCGCCGGCGGCCGCGCCCTCCGGTCGCCGACGTCTCGTCGCCATCGGTCCGGGCCCCGATGATGACCGGCACGATGCAGGGGCTCCTCGAGGTGAGCCGTCAGCTCACCTCCGAAGCGGCCACCGGGGACGTGGACCGGGCCATCCTCCGTCACGCCCTCGACCTGGTGAACGGCCAGGGCGCGGCGCTGATCCGTATGGAAGGCGGCTCGCTCCGGGTGGCGGCGGAGACCCATCCCGGACTGCTGGTGACCGACGGCCTCGGCGGCGGCGCGGTGCGCCGGGTCGCCGACACCGGCCAGACCCTGTTCCAGGTGAGCGCCACGGAGCCGGCGATCCGGAGCCTGCCCGCCGCCCTCGGTGCCGTTCCGCTGGTGGGGCGGGGGCGGGTGGAGGCGGTGCTCGTCGTCGTGCGATCGCAGTTCGAGCCCTTCACCAACGCCGAGCGCGAGGTGCTCCTCGCCCTCGCCCCCGTGGCCGCCGCCTCCCTGGACAACGCCCGCCAGGCCCGCTCCGCTATCGAGGACAGCCTGGTCGACCCCCTCACCGGGGTCGGCAACCGCCGGCGGTTCGACCTGGACCTCGATCGGGCGCTGGCCGACGGGAGCCCGACGGCCCTGTTCATGGTCGACCTCGACCATTTCAAGGCCGTCAACGACACGCACGGCCATCCGGCCGGCGACGCGGTTCTCCGGGGCGTGTCGTCCCTCATGCGGGAGGGCGTGCGGCCGGGCGACAGCGTCTACCGCTTCGGAGGCGAGGAGTTCTGCGTCCTCCTCCAGCGCACGTCGGCGGAGGAGGCCGGCGAGGTCGCCGAGCGCGTCCGGCGGGCCATCGCCGGGAGGCCCTTCTCCGTCGGAGCGACGGATCCCCTGCGCGCCACCGCCTCGTTCGGCGTGGCGGCGAGCGGCGACGCCGACGCCGCCGCGCTGGTCGCCCGGGCCGACCACGCGCTCTACGCGGCGAAGCAATCAGGACGCAATCGCGTCGAGATCGGCTGA
- a CDS encoding SpoIIE family protein phosphatase, which translates to MTGEGGVVETPADTRREPFYAALVEDDADELYDNAPCAYLSTLPDGTFVKVNETFLGWTGYDRTTLLGHRRFQDLLAPGDRIFYETHFSPLLRLQGHVREIAVDVVCRSGARLPVLINSVLKRDPAGNPVVIRTAMFDATERRAYEQELLAARQRAEASEVRAKELARTLQTTFLPPAVLPVPGLDVAGAYRPAGDGSEVGGDFYDVFETGAGAWAVVLGDVCGKGAGAAVLTALARYTVRAEVLRMESPAAVLAALSEALLRYYPDEFCTAVFALLSPASTGTRLVVSSGGHHLPLCLRADGTVETLGRSGTILGLVDQPDLTDVRTTLHDGDVVVIYTDGVTEARHEGEFFDEDGLCSVLRDAATWGAQAIADHIVASALAFQGGHARDDMAVVVMKRPSAPTSG; encoded by the coding sequence GTGACGGGCGAGGGAGGGGTGGTCGAGACGCCGGCGGACACTCGTCGCGAGCCCTTCTACGCGGCACTCGTCGAGGACGACGCGGACGAGCTGTACGACAACGCCCCCTGCGCGTATCTCTCGACGCTCCCCGACGGCACCTTCGTCAAGGTGAACGAGACGTTCCTCGGGTGGACGGGCTACGACCGGACGACGCTCCTGGGCCACCGCCGGTTCCAGGACCTCCTCGCGCCCGGCGACCGGATCTTCTACGAGACGCACTTCTCGCCGCTTCTGCGGCTCCAGGGCCACGTCCGCGAGATCGCGGTCGACGTGGTGTGTCGTTCCGGCGCACGCCTACCGGTGCTCATCAACTCCGTGCTCAAGCGCGATCCCGCAGGGAACCCTGTGGTCATCCGCACGGCCATGTTCGATGCCACTGAGCGGCGTGCCTACGAGCAGGAGCTGCTGGCCGCCCGCCAGCGCGCCGAGGCCTCCGAGGTGCGGGCCAAGGAGCTGGCCCGCACCCTGCAGACGACCTTCCTGCCCCCGGCCGTGCTTCCTGTACCGGGCCTCGACGTGGCCGGTGCCTACCGTCCCGCCGGCGATGGAAGCGAGGTGGGAGGGGACTTCTACGACGTCTTCGAGACCGGCGCCGGTGCCTGGGCGGTGGTGCTCGGCGACGTCTGCGGAAAGGGCGCAGGTGCCGCCGTGCTCACTGCCCTGGCGCGCTACACCGTCCGCGCCGAGGTCCTCCGGATGGAGTCACCAGCGGCCGTCCTCGCCGCGTTGAGCGAGGCGCTGCTGCGTTACTACCCGGACGAGTTCTGCACGGCCGTGTTCGCCCTGCTGTCGCCGGCGAGCACCGGGACCCGCCTCGTCGTCTCCTCCGGCGGCCATCACCTGCCCCTGTGCCTGCGGGCTGACGGAACGGTGGAGACACTCGGCCGCAGCGGCACGATCCTGGGGTTGGTCGATCAGCCCGACCTCACCGATGTGCGGACGACGCTCCACGACGGCGACGTGGTCGTCATCTACACCGACGGCGTCACCGAGGCCCGCCACGAGGGCGAGTTCTTCGACGAGGACGGGCTGTGCTCCGTCCTTCGGGACGCGGCGACGTGGGGGGCACAGGCGATCGCAGATCACATCGTGGCCTCCGCGCTCGCCTTCCAGGGCGGCCACGCAAGGGACGACATGGCCGTTGTCGTCATGAAGAGGCCGTCGGCACCCACGAGCGGCTGA
- a CDS encoding alpha/beta hydrolase: MPVDVLRRNNVTVGGNPEGTPMVFAHGFGCDQNMWRLVAPAFADRYRIVLFDYVGAGASDLASYDADRYATLAGYATDVLEICEALYLKEVVFVGHSVSAMIGVLAAAEAPEVFGALVLVGPSPRYIDDANYAGGFTEDDICGLLASLDSNYLGWSSAMAPVIMGNPDRPELGAELTASFCRTDPEIQRRFARATFLSDNRRDLGRVRVPALVLQCSDDVIAPDAVGVYVHEHLPGSRLVRLRAAGHCPNLSAPEETIEAIRQFLDER, from the coding sequence GTGCCAGTCGACGTTCTCCGCCGGAACAACGTCACCGTCGGGGGCAACCCTGAGGGCACGCCGATGGTGTTTGCACACGGTTTCGGCTGCGACCAGAACATGTGGCGCCTGGTGGCGCCCGCGTTCGCTGACCGGTACCGGATCGTGCTCTTCGACTACGTCGGCGCCGGGGCATCCGATCTCGCCTCGTACGACGCGGATCGCTACGCCACCCTCGCCGGATACGCCACGGACGTGCTGGAGATCTGCGAAGCGCTGTACCTGAAGGAGGTCGTGTTCGTCGGTCACTCGGTGAGCGCCATGATCGGTGTCCTGGCTGCGGCCGAAGCGCCCGAGGTGTTCGGTGCCCTGGTGCTGGTGGGACCCTCGCCCCGCTACATCGACGACGCGAACTACGCGGGCGGGTTCACGGAGGACGACATCTGCGGCCTGCTGGCGTCGCTCGACAGCAACTATCTCGGGTGGTCGAGCGCCATGGCGCCCGTGATCATGGGCAACCCCGACCGGCCGGAGCTGGGCGCGGAGCTCACGGCCAGCTTCTGCCGGACCGATCCGGAGATCCAGCGGCGGTTCGCACGGGCGACCTTTCTCTCCGACAACCGTCGGGACCTGGGTCGAGTCCGGGTACCGGCATTGGTCCTGCAGTGCTCGGACGACGTGATCGCTCCGGACGCAGTGGGCGTGTACGTCCACGAGCATCTTCCCGGAAGCCGCCTGGTGCGCCTGCGGGCGGCCGGGCACTGCCCGAACCTCAGTGCGCCGGAGGAGACGATCGAGGCCATCCGGCAGTTCCTCGACGAGAGGTGA
- a CDS encoding FAD-binding oxidoreductase, with the protein MGTGSIEITGLDGGQVAVSAQQLADLAAGVDGPVLQAGEAGWDEALLIWNGMVATVPAVVVRPTTAADVATVVRFAAEHSLLLAVKGGGHNIAGTSLASGGLNLDMSLMRDVVVDVSAKQVDVGAGCLLKDVDRATQEHGLAAVLGFVSETGVAGLTLGGGFGYLTRRFGWTVDNLDEVEIVTADGQVRVANREENADLFWALRGGGGNLGVVTRFVFRLYEVGPTITGGLIAWGADRAEEVLGVYRQVTSSAPRELTAVLNIRKAPPAPFLPPEWHGQPIVGMVVCHTGDTAVEDLAAVRGLGNPIVDLIVEKPYAAQQAMLDATQPKGMHYYWKTEFVPELSDEFLRTFRENALGVTSPMSQSIMFHLAGALNEHDDDDGAMGNRDAKFVTGFAASWPPGDPRADDHVGWARESWAGIRQFSTGNYVNFQVADDDAARTAAAYGKNYDRLRAVKATYDPGNLFRVNRNVVAVGS; encoded by the coding sequence ATGGGAACGGGATCGATCGAGATCACTGGTCTCGACGGCGGACAGGTCGCCGTGTCGGCGCAGCAGCTCGCCGATCTGGCTGCCGGCGTCGACGGGCCGGTGCTCCAGGCGGGAGAGGCCGGTTGGGACGAGGCCCTGCTCATCTGGAACGGCATGGTCGCAACCGTGCCGGCCGTCGTCGTCCGTCCCACCACCGCGGCCGATGTCGCCACCGTGGTGCGGTTCGCAGCGGAGCACTCGCTGCTGCTCGCCGTGAAGGGCGGGGGCCACAACATCGCGGGGACGTCGCTCGCCTCCGGCGGGCTCAACCTCGACATGTCGCTGATGCGGGACGTCGTCGTCGACGTCTCGGCCAAGCAGGTGGACGTCGGCGCTGGTTGCCTCCTCAAAGACGTCGACCGGGCGACGCAGGAGCACGGCTTGGCCGCCGTGCTCGGGTTCGTCTCGGAGACCGGCGTGGCCGGGCTCACCCTGGGCGGCGGCTTCGGGTACCTCACGCGCCGCTTCGGCTGGACGGTCGACAATCTCGACGAGGTCGAAATCGTCACCGCGGACGGCCAGGTCCGCGTCGCCAATCGCGAGGAGAACGCCGATCTGTTCTGGGCCCTTCGCGGTGGTGGCGGGAACCTGGGCGTGGTCACCCGCTTCGTCTTCCGGCTTTATGAAGTGGGCCCCACCATCACCGGCGGGCTCATCGCGTGGGGCGCCGACCGAGCCGAGGAGGTCCTCGGGGTCTATCGCCAGGTCACGTCGTCGGCACCCCGTGAGCTCACCGCCGTGTTGAACATACGCAAGGCGCCTCCGGCGCCGTTCCTCCCGCCGGAGTGGCACGGCCAGCCCATCGTCGGCATGGTCGTGTGCCACACCGGCGACACTGCGGTGGAGGACCTCGCCGCCGTCCGCGGGCTCGGCAACCCGATCGTCGATCTCATCGTCGAGAAGCCCTACGCGGCCCAGCAGGCGATGCTCGACGCCACGCAGCCCAAGGGGATGCACTACTACTGGAAGACCGAGTTCGTGCCCGAGCTGTCGGACGAGTTCCTCCGTACGTTTCGGGAGAACGCGCTCGGTGTCACCTCTCCGATGTCGCAGTCGATCATGTTCCACCTGGCCGGCGCCCTCAACGAGCACGACGATGACGATGGCGCGATGGGCAACCGCGACGCGAAGTTCGTGACGGGGTTCGCAGCCTCCTGGCCGCCGGGGGATCCCCGCGCCGACGACCACGTGGGGTGGGCCCGGGAGTCGTGGGCGGGCATCCGGCAGTTCTCCACCGGGAACTACGTCAACTTCCAGGTGGCGGACGACGACGCGGCCAGGACGGCAGCGGCATACGGCAAGAACTACGACCGCCTCCGGGCCGTGAAGGCGACCTACGACCCGGGCAACCTGTTCCGGGTGAACCGCAACGTCGTTGCCGTCGGGTCGTGA
- a CDS encoding ABC transporter permease encodes MTASSSLRRSPVLLVGMSILATFAVVGVLGPWIAPYDPHVVSGKAFESPSGRHLLGTNAIGADNLSRLVIGARTTLAVAVGSTSLILVIGMAVGLAAAVRGGLVDVALMRLVDVFLAVPTVPLLMVVAVLAGPSLPVSILMIGVIGWPQTARIIRSQTLSLRRRGFMQIARGFGARPTYLMRRHIVPTLGPVVGANLVYVAGTAVTIEAGLAFLGLGDPIAVSWGADLSRSAATLSVLVPTGLALTLLLLGFTLVGVGLEPRFNPR; translated from the coding sequence ATGACAGCGTCGTCCTCCCTCCGGCGGTCGCCGGTGCTCCTGGTCGGCATGAGCATCCTCGCAACGTTCGCCGTGGTCGGCGTCCTCGGCCCGTGGATCGCTCCCTACGACCCCCACGTCGTCAGCGGGAAAGCCTTCGAGAGCCCGTCGGGCCGGCACCTGCTCGGTACCAACGCCATCGGTGCAGACAACCTCTCGCGACTCGTCATCGGTGCTCGGACCACCCTGGCGGTCGCCGTCGGATCCACGAGCCTGATCCTCGTCATCGGCATGGCCGTCGGACTCGCCGCCGCTGTGCGCGGTGGTCTCGTCGACGTCGCCCTGATGCGCCTCGTCGACGTGTTCCTCGCCGTCCCGACGGTCCCCTTGCTCATGGTCGTGGCCGTCCTCGCCGGCCCGAGCCTTCCCGTGTCCATACTCATGATCGGCGTCATCGGGTGGCCGCAGACGGCTCGCATCATCCGCAGTCAGACGCTCAGCCTGCGGCGCCGCGGCTTCATGCAGATCGCTCGAGGATTCGGGGCACGGCCGACGTATCTCATGCGTCGCCACATCGTGCCGACGCTCGGACCAGTCGTCGGCGCCAATCTCGTCTACGTGGCCGGCACGGCCGTCACCATCGAAGCCGGGCTGGCGTTCCTCGGGCTCGGCGATCCGATCGCCGTGAGCTGGGGAGCCGATCTGAGCCGCAGCGCGGCGACCCTGTCGGTGCTGGTACCGACCGGGCTCGCCCTGACCCTTCTCCTGCTCGGGTTCACGCTCGTCGGGGTCGGTCTCGAGCCCCGGTTCAATCCGCGCTGA
- a CDS encoding ABC transporter permease yields the protein MAPFAYYVTSVLLLLSLNFGLPRMMPGDPIDALMARGDPTYVADGATRAKLQRYYDLDDPLPQQYVHYLGATVHGDLGTSTFSNRPVAMELRQRLGWSFLIIATAMGVAVLVGAPLGIHSGWRRGRPVDRGLLTFFLSVQNVPVFLLGTLALQLLAVRFHLFPYGGATTAFSEYGGIQRLVDVARHLVLPAVVMASQFLTLQYLVTRAAMVGELGSDYVFGARAKGLAERRLKYGHAGRNALLPFVTVVGLQFGLAMTSVVFVERIFSNPGVGRYLVDAVGRRDYPAAQGAFLFLTFAVVTANLLVELAYRRVDPRTAI from the coding sequence GTGGCCCCGTTCGCGTACTACGTCACGAGCGTCCTCCTTCTCCTGAGCCTCAACTTCGGGCTGCCTCGGATGATGCCGGGCGACCCGATCGATGCGCTCATGGCCAGAGGCGACCCGACCTATGTCGCCGATGGCGCCACGAGGGCGAAGTTGCAGCGCTACTACGACCTCGACGACCCGCTGCCACAGCAGTACGTGCACTATCTGGGAGCCACCGTCCACGGCGACCTCGGCACGTCGACCTTCTCGAACCGGCCGGTCGCAATGGAGCTGCGCCAGCGGCTCGGCTGGTCCTTCCTGATCATCGCAACGGCGATGGGCGTCGCCGTGCTCGTCGGTGCGCCCCTCGGCATCCATTCAGGATGGCGACGAGGCCGACCGGTCGACCGCGGGCTGCTGACGTTCTTCCTTTCGGTTCAGAATGTGCCGGTCTTCCTATTGGGGACGCTGGCGCTGCAGTTGTTGGCCGTCCGTTTCCACCTCTTCCCCTACGGGGGAGCCACAACGGCTTTCAGTGAGTACGGCGGCATCCAACGACTCGTGGACGTGGCGCGCCACCTCGTCCTTCCTGCGGTGGTGATGGCGTCGCAATTCTTGACCTTGCAGTACCTGGTGACCCGTGCGGCGATGGTCGGTGAGCTCGGCTCCGACTACGTGTTCGGCGCTCGCGCCAAAGGGCTGGCCGAGCGCCGACTGAAGTACGGTCACGCCGGCCGGAACGCGCTCCTCCCGTTCGTCACGGTGGTCGGCCTTCAATTCGGCCTGGCCATGACGAGTGTCGTCTTCGTCGAGAGGATCTTCTCCAACCCCGGGGTCGGGAGGTATCTGGTCGACGCGGTCGGCCGGCGTGACTACCCGGCGGCGCAAGGGGCCTTCCTGTTCCTCACGTTCGCGGTCGTGACCGCGAACCTTCTCGTCGAGCTCGCGTACCGCAGGGTCGACCCGCGGACGGCCATATGA
- a CDS encoding sensor histidine kinase, producing MQLRTVAMPALERVRRMPPWRVDAVLATFLVLMGLTTTGHPGAASEPRDGAAVALILVATVPYYARRLAPLAVFAVSQTAIALIFVLGYPGGALPFALAFGTYSVAAYRPLHEVLLAAALQHVALLAMVLAGSPDFGVPEYVASVPAFGATMLVGWTMQSRRLRYEGLEREQEEASRRAAADERLRIAQELHDVVAHSLGVIAVQAGVGMHVFDTDPAEARRALEHISRTSRSSLGEIRRLLGLVRSGEVTATYAPTPGLVDLPRLAAEVSETGLMVDLDVGDDTGDVPPGVELAAYRIVQEALTNAVRHAGAHRAVVRLDASGGTLRVRVSDDGSGQTGSTQSGSGHGLVGMRERVAVYGGSLDVGPAPGGGFQVEATIPYDADPAP from the coding sequence GTGCAGCTGAGAACCGTCGCCATGCCGGCACTCGAGCGCGTCCGTCGCATGCCGCCGTGGCGCGTCGACGCCGTTCTCGCCACGTTCCTCGTCCTCATGGGGCTGACGACGACCGGCCACCCGGGTGCGGCGAGCGAACCCCGCGACGGAGCCGCCGTTGCGCTCATCCTCGTCGCAACGGTCCCGTACTACGCCCGGCGTCTCGCGCCCCTCGCCGTGTTCGCCGTCTCCCAGACGGCGATCGCGCTCATCTTCGTCCTGGGCTATCCAGGCGGAGCGCTCCCGTTCGCACTTGCGTTCGGCACCTACTCGGTCGCTGCGTACCGGCCGCTGCACGAGGTCCTCCTCGCCGCTGCCCTCCAGCACGTCGCCCTGCTGGCCATGGTTCTCGCCGGAAGCCCCGACTTCGGCGTGCCCGAGTACGTGGCGAGCGTCCCCGCCTTCGGGGCGACGATGCTCGTCGGCTGGACGATGCAGTCCAGGCGGCTCCGCTACGAGGGCCTCGAGCGGGAGCAGGAGGAGGCCTCCCGGCGAGCCGCCGCTGACGAACGGCTTCGCATCGCCCAGGAACTGCACGACGTGGTCGCGCACTCCCTGGGCGTGATTGCCGTGCAGGCCGGCGTCGGCATGCATGTCTTCGACACCGACCCGGCGGAGGCCCGGCGGGCGCTCGAGCACATCTCGCGCACGAGTCGTTCCAGCCTCGGCGAGATTCGCCGGCTGCTGGGCCTGGTGCGCAGCGGCGAGGTCACCGCTACGTACGCGCCCACGCCGGGGCTGGTCGATCTCCCTCGGCTGGCAGCCGAGGTGTCGGAGACCGGGCTGATGGTCGACCTCGACGTCGGCGACGACACGGGCGACGTTCCTCCCGGCGTCGAGTTGGCCGCCTACCGCATCGTGCAGGAGGCGCTCACCAACGCGGTGCGCCATGCCGGCGCCCACCGGGCCGTGGTGCGCCTCGATGCGAGTGGCGGCACCCTGCGGGTCCGCGTCTCCGACGACGGCTCCGGGCAGACGGGCTCGACCCAGTCCGGGAGTGGCCACGGCCTGGTCGGCATGCGGGAGCGGGTGGCGGTGTACGGCGGATCCCTGGACGTTGGGCCTGCGCCCGGAGGCGGCTTTCAGGTGGAGGCGACCATCCCGTACGACGCCGACCCCGCTCCGTGA
- a CDS encoding glycosyltransferase, translating into MRVLVTTPAGLGHIHPMVPLARALASRGHEVRWAVPAEAAPHVARHSLGVIPIEGRGPINPQEVLRRYPELAELSPRDRPEAIFGKLFGAMATPPMLEGLESVRQEWRPQLVVADAADFAGHIVAAMLGVPSVTKGFGALLPEVRVASAGEEVAPLWSARGLEPRPYGGAYDWLYIDIYPTELQVEAGGHVPRRQLMRPVTDDVRTSEESSLPLPGTPPGAPLVYVTMGTVFNDPEPLRRAVEGVRELPVRVLATVGPAADPAVLGDQPEHVRVERYVPQTGVLPYCDTVVSHGGSGTVLGALSLGVPQVCLPQGADQFLNADAVAASGAGLAIAPDSVTPAAIGAAVATVLRQAEYREAAKRVASSIQTMPPPADVAVILEGLV; encoded by the coding sequence ATGCGGGTGCTGGTGACGACTCCGGCCGGACTGGGCCACATCCACCCGATGGTGCCTCTGGCTCGCGCGTTGGCCTCCCGGGGCCACGAGGTGCGTTGGGCGGTGCCGGCGGAGGCGGCGCCCCACGTCGCCCGCCATTCGCTCGGGGTCATCCCGATCGAAGGGCGCGGTCCCATCAATCCGCAGGAAGTGCTGCGCCGCTACCCCGAGCTCGCGGAACTGTCTCCGAGGGACCGGCCGGAGGCGATCTTCGGGAAGCTGTTCGGAGCCATGGCGACGCCCCCGATGCTGGAGGGGCTCGAGTCCGTCCGCCAGGAGTGGCGCCCGCAGCTGGTGGTCGCAGACGCCGCAGACTTCGCCGGTCACATCGTCGCTGCGATGCTCGGCGTTCCGAGCGTGACCAAGGGATTCGGCGCCTTGCTGCCCGAGGTCCGGGTGGCGAGCGCAGGAGAAGAAGTGGCACCGCTGTGGTCGGCGCGGGGTCTGGAGCCGCGGCCATACGGCGGCGCGTACGACTGGTTGTACATCGACATCTACCCGACGGAGCTGCAAGTCGAGGCGGGCGGGCACGTCCCTCGTCGACAGCTGATGCGACCGGTCACCGACGACGTCAGGACGTCGGAGGAGTCGTCCCTACCCCTTCCGGGGACGCCGCCGGGTGCTCCGCTGGTGTACGTCACGATGGGGACCGTCTTCAACGACCCCGAGCCGCTGCGGCGCGCCGTCGAGGGCGTCCGCGAGCTGCCGGTGCGCGTGCTGGCGACCGTCGGGCCGGCCGCCGACCCAGCCGTCCTCGGCGACCAACCCGAACACGTACGCGTCGAGCGATACGTCCCGCAGACGGGGGTCCTGCCGTATTGCGACACTGTCGTGTCCCACGGCGGATCCGGCACGGTCCTCGGAGCGCTCTCGCTCGGCGTTCCTCAGGTGTGCCTGCCCCAGGGCGCCGACCAGTTCCTCAACGCCGACGCCGTCGCAGCATCGGGGGCGGGCCTCGCCATCGCGCCGGATTCGGTCACACCTGCCGCTATCGGTGCGGCCGTGGCGACGGTGCTGCGCCAAGCCGAGTACCGCGAGGCTGCGAAGCGCGTGGCGTCGTCGATCCAGACGATGCCGCCACCGGCCGACGTCGCCGTGATCCTGGAAGGCCTCGTCTGA